The following proteins come from a genomic window of Chelmon rostratus isolate fCheRos1 chromosome 23, fCheRos1.pri, whole genome shotgun sequence:
- the plin2 gene encoding perilipin-2 — protein sequence MAAAEVISNQNVVERVTSLPLVSSTYGLVSSVYSNTKDTHPYIRTVCEVAEQGVRSISSVVFTTASPFIDKLEPQIAIANDLACKGLDKIEKTLPILHQPSEQIVSSAKDVVTTAKDAVTGTVSGAKDTVSDTLTSAVEKTRGAVQDRVEKTRAVVSGSVSTVLESRVAQLVSSGVDTALSTSESLVEQYLPLTEDELELEAKTVRGFDKREPSYYVRLGSLSTKLRKRAYTRAVARIQDAKQRSREFISELNSTVDLIEYGRKNIDGANQMVNDKLSSLVVWKSSGSDQEGGHEAEAIESRTLALARSLTQQLQTTCLVLVSGLQGLPNHIQQEALSVSRSATQIYTSFSKANRLGDLSDSVLTSSKVHLGRMKDSLDNVMDYLVNNTPLNWLVGPFYSPTAPKQTRASPFTAGSGGATSSSSPSAQPHQEESMELEMKSLHSEQH from the exons ATGGCAGCAGCTGAGGTTATCTCAAATCAG AATGTGGTGGAGAGGGTGACCAGCCTTCCTCTGGTGAGCTCCACCTATGGCCTGGTGTCCAGCGTGTACTCCAACACCAAGGACACCCACCCTTACATCAGGACGGTGTGCGAGGTCGCAGAACAAGGAGTCAGGAGCATCAGCTCCGTGGTCTTCACCACTGCTTCACCATTCATTGACAAGCTGGAACCTCAGA TTGCCATTGCCAACGACCTGGCCTGCAAAGGTTTGGACAAGATTGAGAAAACCTTGCCCATTCTGCACCAGCCATCTGAGCAG ATTGTTTCTAGCGCCAAGGATGTGGTAACCACCGCTAAAGATGCTGTGACAGGCACAGTGTCCGGCGCCAAGGACACGGTCTCAGACACTCTGACCAGCGCCGTGGAGAAGACTCGGGGTGCGGTGCAGGACAGGGTGGAGAAGACCAGGGCTGTTGTCAGTGGGAGTGTCAGCACAGTGCTGGAGAGCAGAGTGGCCCAGCTAGTCAGCAGCGGCGTGGACACGGCCCTCAGCACCTCTGAGAGTCTGGTGGAGCAGTACCTGCCTCTGACGGAGGACGAGCTGG AGCTGGAGGCAAAAACTGTGAGAGGCTTTGACAAGAGGGAGCCGAGCTACTATGTCCGCCTGGGTTCCCTCTCCACCAAGCTGCGAAAGCGGGCGTACACCAGGGCCGTGGCCAGAATCCAAGATGCCAAGCAGCGAAGCAGGGAATTCATCTCTGAGCTGAACTCGACTGTTGACCTG ATTGAATATGGCAGAAAGAACATTGACGGGGCTAACCAGATGGTAAATGACAAGCTGAGCTCCCTGGTGGTGTGGAAGTCCAGTGGCTCAGACCAGGAGGGTGGTCACGAGGCAGAG GCCATTGAGTCTCGCACCCTGGCCCTGGCTCGTTCCCTCACCCAGCAGCTCCAGACCACCTGCCTGGTCCTCGTCTCCGGCCTGCAGGGCCTCCCCAACCACATCCAGCAGGAGGCGCTCTCCGTCAGCCGCTCTGCCACACAAATCTACACCAGCTTTAGCAAGGCTAACAGGCTGGGGGACCTGTCAGACAGTGTGCTGACCAGCAGCAAAGTCCACCTGGGCAGAATGAAGGATTCCCTCGACAACGTCATGGACTATCTGGTCAACAACACGCCGCTCAACTGGCTGGTCGGTCCCTTCTACTCCCCGACAGCCCCAAAGCAGACTCGCGCATCGCCTTTTACTGCCGGCAGCGGAGGAGCTacgtcctccagctctccctccGCCCAGCCACATCAAGAGGAGTCCATGGAATTGGAGATGAAGTCACTACATTCAGAGCAGCACTAG